A portion of the Agrobacterium tumefaciens genome contains these proteins:
- a CDS encoding putative Ig domain-containing protein: MGGRLSSWKVAAGRAVSCVHTISRTGAIALSLLLVIVTQALAQSVTVSAVPATFNGLGDNIRFDYVIDPGSYTITSINPTTTSIKGAVVSCPSVGSGLEWPNKLTCTAAYRVDELDVMAGQFSDFASFSGTRVGGHSFSFTSNTLVVRAVAGGPVVLSVTSSPNPSLPGQEVEVTATVSSMGCNAGQSPPGSVSISIGSQSANLGLAPTGPVSPASSATFRTTSLSSGTYPVSASYTGGSGCSTSSASGSNHTVETKPTVTINQATAQADPTSRSPILFDVAFDKPIVGFSGADVQLSGTAGATTATISGSGATYQVAVSGMNRAGTVVATIPAGSVTTPAGLANEASTSSDNSVSYDPVKITPVAIADPAYQQVYGPVGLTASGGSAPYNFAVSAGTLPGGLSLSSNGELTGTPTQTGNFSFTVTATDSGGATGEQSYSVSIAAPVIDISPTSIPNATYDIAYNQTLTASGGASPHSFSVSTGSLPPGLSLADSGELSGTPILSGTYNFTVTASDVNGQTGSRAYSISVAFTLPDAPVGLMATAGDTQAAVSFQPPPRNGGVAITGYIVTATPADVAPVAGVNSPIVVTGLTNGQSYTFAVTAENAAGQSVASVQSNSVTPKASQTLTFNNPGPQTFGTTPTLTASSDSGLTPIFTSLTTGTCTITSSGLLTFVSTGTCTINADQPGDSDYLPAGQITRSFTVNPQAPVANAVSVSVAPDSSDNVIALNVTGGDPASVAIATAPSNGNATATGTMITYTPRSAYTGQDSFTYTATNVSGVSAPATVTVLVTATTLVFSPPAGRLTDAFVDMPYSQTVTVSGGNAPYQYTSSGALPDGLNLNSATGEVTGNPTTEGNASFNITARDTNGVTASAAYTIAVLVAAPVASDSTVTVVADSTGNPVPLGISGGRLDTIAVITGPSHGTVSVIGTSVTYTPSSGYSGTDSFTYSASNSSGNSSATVTITVTPPAGALALSPPGGALTEAMAGEAYSQSITASGGTNPLLYSLAGGILPKGMILNLSTGELTGPLETETEGDYSFTVQVRDARGATAAAAYTLKVKTREINVANREISVAPGATPPNINLATGATGGPFTGADLTFVSPANAGRASIVNGEFAQAGGTQATGLYLKFIPNPAFSGQARVGFRLVSALGASNQGTVTYNLGYDAAQVADEINELVHGFVRARQNIIASTIKVPGLLERRQMVNATSAVTSRAVPSGEGMVLSFATSLAQIEAARNNADGVTRTEMPLFNIWLDGSFLVHNRDESGSKWGSFAMVSAGVDYLLSDKAMLGFSFHFDRMTDPTNGDNELTGNGWLLGPYASFEIARGVFWDSSLLYGGSANDIDTPFWDGSFDTSRWLFDTSISGRWDINDVTTFTPRFRGVYLSETIENYTVGNDVGDLIELRGFKEEQLRVSLGAEIARQISLENGSIMTPKFGGTVGVSGLDGEGAFGSLSTGVTVETAENWSIDAGLLFNIEGDGETSAGARVGVSKKF; this comes from the coding sequence ACGGGCGCCATCGCTCTTTCGCTTCTCCTTGTGATAGTGACACAGGCGCTTGCCCAGTCAGTCACGGTTTCGGCCGTCCCTGCGACGTTCAATGGCCTTGGCGATAACATCCGTTTCGATTACGTCATTGATCCCGGCTCCTACACCATCACCAGCATCAATCCCACAACCACGTCCATCAAGGGTGCAGTCGTATCCTGTCCCAGCGTGGGCAGCGGTCTTGAATGGCCCAACAAGCTGACATGTACTGCGGCTTACCGCGTCGACGAACTGGATGTCATGGCCGGGCAGTTTTCGGATTTCGCCAGTTTCTCCGGCACCCGGGTGGGCGGACATTCTTTCAGCTTTACCAGCAATACGCTCGTCGTACGCGCCGTAGCAGGCGGGCCTGTCGTCCTGTCGGTAACGTCTTCGCCCAACCCATCCTTGCCCGGCCAAGAGGTGGAAGTCACGGCAACCGTCTCCTCCATGGGCTGCAATGCCGGCCAGTCGCCTCCGGGGAGCGTCAGCATTTCCATCGGTTCCCAATCGGCCAATCTCGGCCTGGCGCCGACCGGGCCGGTGAGCCCGGCATCTTCCGCCACCTTCCGGACGACGAGCCTGTCATCCGGAACATATCCGGTAAGCGCGTCCTACACAGGAGGCAGTGGCTGCAGCACATCTTCCGCAAGCGGCTCCAATCACACGGTCGAAACCAAACCCACTGTGACGATCAATCAGGCAACAGCGCAGGCGGACCCGACGTCTCGGTCGCCGATCCTGTTCGACGTCGCTTTCGACAAACCCATTGTTGGTTTTTCCGGCGCCGATGTGCAGCTGTCCGGCACGGCCGGCGCCACCACGGCCACGATTTCTGGTTCCGGTGCAACCTATCAGGTGGCGGTGTCGGGCATGAATCGGGCCGGAACCGTTGTCGCAACGATCCCAGCCGGAAGTGTCACGACACCGGCCGGCCTCGCAAACGAGGCGTCCACGAGTTCGGACAATTCGGTCTCATACGACCCGGTCAAAATCACCCCGGTCGCGATTGCCGATCCAGCCTATCAACAGGTCTATGGTCCGGTGGGCCTGACCGCGAGCGGCGGTAGTGCGCCCTACAACTTTGCGGTCTCAGCAGGCACGCTGCCGGGCGGGCTTTCTCTTTCCAGCAACGGTGAGTTGACCGGCACTCCAACTCAGACCGGCAATTTCAGTTTTACCGTGACGGCAACCGACTCTGGTGGGGCGACCGGAGAACAATCCTACTCCGTTTCCATCGCGGCACCCGTGATAGATATAAGTCCCACTTCCATCCCCAATGCGACGTATGACATAGCCTACAACCAGACCCTAACAGCCTCGGGCGGTGCATCACCACACAGCTTCTCAGTGAGCACGGGCTCGCTGCCGCCGGGCCTTTCATTGGCTGACTCAGGCGAGCTTTCCGGCACGCCGATCTTGTCGGGCACCTATAACTTCACAGTCACCGCATCCGACGTAAATGGCCAGACGGGCAGCCGCGCTTATTCCATCAGTGTCGCATTCACTCTGCCCGATGCGCCGGTGGGTCTGATGGCAACCGCTGGTGACACCCAGGCGGCCGTGTCCTTCCAGCCGCCGCCACGCAATGGTGGTGTGGCGATCACGGGTTATATCGTGACTGCGACCCCCGCAGATGTCGCGCCGGTAGCAGGGGTGAACAGCCCCATCGTTGTCACAGGCCTAACCAACGGCCAAAGCTACACGTTCGCGGTTACCGCCGAAAATGCTGCCGGTCAGAGTGTCGCCTCCGTTCAATCAAACAGCGTCACTCCGAAAGCGTCACAGACGCTCACGTTCAACAATCCGGGGCCGCAGACATTTGGAACGACGCCCACGCTGACGGCTAGCAGCGATTCCGGATTGACTCCGATTTTTACTTCCCTCACGACCGGCACCTGCACAATTACAAGCAGTGGCCTTCTGACCTTTGTTTCTACAGGCACATGTACGATCAATGCGGATCAGCCCGGCGACAGCGATTATCTTCCTGCGGGCCAGATCACGCGCTCGTTCACCGTCAATCCACAGGCACCTGTCGCCAACGCGGTCTCGGTCAGTGTCGCACCTGATTCGTCCGACAACGTCATCGCTCTCAATGTGACGGGTGGAGACCCGGCCAGCGTCGCCATCGCCACGGCTCCGTCCAATGGCAACGCGACAGCAACCGGAACCATGATCACCTATACGCCAAGATCGGCATATACGGGTCAAGACAGTTTCACCTATACGGCAACGAATGTCAGCGGTGTGTCTGCGCCTGCAACCGTCACGGTTCTGGTCACGGCCACGACACTCGTCTTCTCTCCCCCCGCAGGACGGCTGACGGATGCATTCGTCGATATGCCCTATAGCCAGACCGTCACAGTTTCAGGCGGCAATGCACCCTATCAATATACGAGCAGCGGCGCGCTGCCCGATGGCCTCAACCTGAATTCCGCCACCGGAGAGGTCACGGGCAATCCGACGACGGAAGGAAATGCGAGCTTCAATATCACCGCACGCGACACCAACGGCGTTACCGCTTCTGCTGCCTACACCATAGCTGTCCTGGTTGCCGCGCCTGTCGCAAGCGACAGCACAGTAACCGTCGTCGCAGATAGTACCGGCAATCCCGTACCTCTCGGTATATCGGGAGGCAGGCTGGACACAATCGCTGTTATCACCGGCCCATCACACGGAACTGTGAGCGTGATCGGCACCAGTGTTACCTACACGCCGAGCAGCGGCTATTCCGGCACCGACAGCTTTACCTATTCGGCGAGCAACTCTTCGGGCAATTCGTCCGCCACGGTCACGATCACAGTTACACCGCCAGCGGGCGCCCTCGCCCTTTCACCCCCAGGCGGAGCTTTGACGGAAGCGATGGCAGGAGAAGCTTACAGCCAGTCCATCACGGCTTCCGGCGGCACCAACCCGCTGCTCTACAGCCTTGCCGGCGGTATATTGCCAAAAGGTATGATCCTCAATCTTTCAACCGGCGAACTCACAGGTCCGCTGGAGACCGAAACCGAGGGCGACTATAGCTTTACCGTTCAGGTGCGGGACGCTCGAGGGGCAACCGCTGCAGCAGCCTATACGCTGAAAGTGAAGACCCGCGAAATCAACGTCGCCAACCGGGAGATCAGCGTAGCGCCGGGCGCAACACCGCCGAATATCAATCTCGCCACAGGCGCCACAGGCGGTCCCTTCACCGGCGCAGATCTCACCTTTGTCAGTCCTGCCAACGCCGGTCGTGCAAGCATCGTGAACGGCGAATTTGCTCAGGCCGGCGGTACGCAGGCGACGGGATTGTACCTCAAATTCATCCCCAATCCCGCATTCTCGGGTCAAGCCCGGGTGGGTTTTCGTCTCGTCAGTGCACTGGGTGCCTCCAACCAGGGGACCGTCACCTATAATCTCGGTTACGATGCTGCACAGGTGGCAGACGAGATAAATGAACTCGTGCATGGATTTGTCCGCGCCAGACAGAACATCATCGCGTCAACGATCAAGGTGCCGGGCCTTCTTGAACGGCGACAGATGGTCAACGCCACGAGTGCCGTCACTTCACGTGCAGTGCCTTCCGGAGAGGGCATGGTTCTGAGTTTCGCCACCAGCCTTGCGCAGATCGAAGCTGCCCGAAACAACGCCGATGGCGTGACGAGAACGGAAATGCCGCTTTTCAACATCTGGCTTGACGGCTCGTTCCTCGTCCACAACCGGGATGAATCGGGAAGCAAATGGGGCAGCTTCGCCATGGTTTCAGCAGGTGTGGACTATTTGCTTTCCGACAAGGCAATGCTTGGTTTTTCCTTCCATTTCGACCGCATGACGGATCCGACGAACGGTGACAACGAGTTGACCGGTAACGGCTGGCTCCTTGGCCCCTATGCCTCGTTTGAAATCGCCAGAGGCGTTTTCTGGGACAGCAGCCTGCTGTATGGCGGCTCTGCTAACGACATCGATACACCCTTCTGGGACGGATCCTTCGATACCAGCCGTTGGCTTTTCGACACGTCGATCTCGGGACGCTGGGACATCAATGACGTCACGACCTTCACGCCCAGATTTCGAGGTGTTTATCTATCCGAGACTATCGAAAACTATACAGTCGGCAATGACGTTGGTGACCTGATCGAGCTGCGCGGTTTTAAGGAAGAGCAACTGCGTGTCAGCCTCGGCGCCGAGATTGCGCGCCAGATTTCGCTTGAAAACGGTTCCATCATGACACCGAAATTCGGCGGAACAGTTGGTGTTTCGGGGCTGGATGGAGAAGGCGCCTTTGGCTCCCTCAGCACGGGAGTAACAGTTGAGACTGCGGAAAACTGGTCCATTGACGCCGGCCTCCTTTTTAACATTGAAGGCGATGGGGAAACCTCGGCTGGCGCAAGAGTGGGTGTCAGCAAAAAATTTTAG